Below is a window of Actinomycetes bacterium DNA.
GTCGACCTGGACCTCGCCGAGGATCTCCCGCGCCAGCGGGAGGATCGCGTCCCAGTGCTCGAGGTCGACGTCGGTGAGCTCCCCAGGGTCACCGCCCTCGAACGACCCCTCGAGGTCGTCCAGAGCGTCCTCGAAGGTCTGCCCGGGGTCGCGCCGGACGAAGAAGATGTCGTAGCTCATCGCGGCTGACGCTAGCCGACCGCTCAGCCGGCGCTGAAGGCGTCCGCCGTCGCGAGCGCCTCGTCGAGGATCGCGAGACCTTCCTTGGCCTCCTCGTCGGTGATCGTGCACGGGGGCACGACGTGCAGCCGGTTGAAGTTCGCGAACGCGACCAGGCCCCGCTGCTTGCAGGCGGCCATCAGGTCGGCCATCGGCTTGTTGGCCTCGCCGCTCGCGTTGTAGGGCACCAGCATCTCTCGGGTCGCGCGGTCGCGGACCAGGTCGAGCGCCCAGAAGACACCGAGGCCGCGCACCTCGCCGATGCTCGGGTGCCGATCGGCCAGCTCGCGCAGCCCGGGGCCGAGCACGTCCAGGCCGATGCGGCGCGCGTTGTCGACGATGGCCTCGTCACGCATCGCGTTGATGCTCGCGACGGCGGCGGCGCAGGCGAGGGGATGGCCGGAGTAGGTCAGCCCGCCGGGGAACACCCGCTCAGCGAACGTCGCGGCGATCGGCTCGCTGATGATGACGCCGCCCAGCGGCACGTATCCGGAGTTCGACCCCTTGGCGAAGGCGATCAGGTCCGGCGTCACCGACCACTTGTCGACCGCGAACCACTCACCGGCCCGACCGAAGCCGGCCATCACCTCGTCGGCGATGTAGACGATGCCGTGCCGGTCGCAGATGTCCCGCACCCCGGCGAGGTAGCCGTCCGGCGGCACCAGGATGCCGGCGGTTCCCGGGATGGACTCGAGCACCAGCGCGGCGATCGTCTGCGGGCCCTCGAAGGCGACGACCTGCTCGAGGTGCTCGAGCGCCCGCTCGCACTCCTGCTCGACCGACTCGGACCAGAACGGCGTCCGGTAGGCGTAGGGCCCGAAGAAGTGCACGACACCGGTGGCCCCGCCGTCGTTGGCCCAGCGCCGCGGGTCGCCGGTCATCTGGATCGCGGTGGTCGTGTTGCCGTGGTAGCTGCGGTACGTCGTCAGCACCTTGTGCCGACCGGTGTGCAGGCGGGCCATCCGGACCGCGTTCTCGATCGCGTCGGCACCACCGTTGGTGAAGAAGACCTTGCCGAGGTCGCCCGGGGCGAGCTCGGTGATCAACCGGGCGGCCTCGGACCGCTGCTCGTTGGCGTGCTGCGGCGCGATCGTGCACAGGCGGGCCGCCTGCTCCTGGATCGCGGCGACGACCTTCGGGTGCTGGTGCCCGATGTTGACGTTGACCAGCTGGGACGAGAAGTCGAGGTACCGCCGCCCCTCGTGGT
It encodes the following:
- a CDS encoding aspartate aminotransferase family protein, which encodes MDSPAPDAAADLAAGDRAFELDRAHVFHSWSAQALLKPMVVSRAEGVHMWDHEGRRYLDFSSQLVNVNIGHQHPKVVAAIQEQAARLCTIAPQHANEQRSEAARLITELAPGDLGKVFFTNGGADAIENAVRMARLHTGRHKVLTTYRSYHGNTTTAIQMTGDPRRWANDGGATGVVHFFGPYAYRTPFWSESVEQECERALEHLEQVVAFEGPQTIAALVLESIPGTAGILVPPDGYLAGVRDICDRHGIVYIADEVMAGFGRAGEWFAVDKWSVTPDLIAFAKGSNSGYVPLGGVIISEPIAATFAERVFPGGLTYSGHPLACAAAVASINAMRDEAIVDNARRIGLDVLGPGLRELADRHPSIGEVRGLGVFWALDLVRDRATREMLVPYNASGEANKPMADLMAACKQRGLVAFANFNRLHVVPPCTITDEEAKEGLAILDEALATADAFSAG